A portion of the Pseudomonas koreensis genome contains these proteins:
- a CDS encoding GntR family transcriptional regulator: MIRQVRFDKKQRVVDELVRRIESGLMEDGFLLPGEHQLAQEFQVSRGTLREALAELKRRKYIATQSGVGSIVTFDGVALDQRSGWAQALADSGALINTEVLRLEAVTRPDLLVRFGTDQFITLDRRRRATDGTLVSLERALMPANGGLESLPRVGLIDNSLTITLAAYGYIGERGDQWIGAEPLNAEDAELLGRPAGTVFLKALRTTYDRQNRFMEQVESLLDPVHFRLHLQFGESK, from the coding sequence ATGATTAGACAGGTACGATTCGACAAGAAACAACGGGTGGTCGACGAGCTCGTCCGGCGCATCGAAAGCGGTCTCATGGAGGACGGCTTTCTGTTGCCCGGCGAACATCAGTTGGCTCAAGAATTCCAGGTCAGCCGTGGCACCTTGCGTGAGGCGCTGGCCGAACTGAAGCGGCGCAAGTACATCGCCACGCAGAGCGGGGTCGGCTCCATCGTCACCTTTGACGGGGTTGCGCTGGATCAGCGCAGCGGCTGGGCGCAGGCGCTGGCCGACAGCGGGGCGCTGATCAATACCGAAGTGTTGCGCCTCGAAGCCGTGACTCGCCCGGATCTGCTGGTGCGTTTCGGCACCGATCAATTCATCACCCTCGACCGTCGTCGGCGCGCCACCGACGGTACGCTGGTGTCTCTGGAACGTGCATTGATGCCGGCCAACGGCGGCCTGGAAAGCCTGCCCCGCGTCGGTCTGATCGACAATTCCCTGACCATCACCCTGGCCGCCTACGGCTACATCGGCGAGCGCGGCGATCAGTGGATCGGCGCCGAGCCGCTGAATGCCGAAGACGCCGAACTGCTTGGGCGCCCGGCTGGCACGGTGTTTCTCAAAGCCCTGCGCACCACCTACGACCGGCAGAACCGTTTCATGGAACAGGTCGAAAGCCTGCTCGACCCGGTGCACTTTCGTCTGCACCTGCAATTCGGAGAATCGAAATGA